The sequence CAACAAGTCGAGCATCACGCACTGGAAGAACGGTGGTCAGCCGGCCGGTAACGTCGGTGCCTTCCTGGCCGAGGCGTTGAGCCGCGCGCTCGGCGGACGGGTCGTGACACTGGAGGAGATCGGTCTGATCGCGCCCGCACCCCGGAAAGCCGACTGGGACGCGGATACGCTGAGCGCGCTGGCCGAACTCGGGAGAGCCGACGTGGACGTGGAACGCAGGCGGGCGCTGGGGGTGGCGGTCTACTCGGTGGCCGGGCTCTCCCTGCCCGGTGAGGACTGGTGGCAGCGCATGGCTGAGCGGGGCAGCGTGCGCGGCTCCGCCGCAACCCGGCGGGTCGGCCCGGGCGACCTGGCAGCCGTCCGCGAGATGACCACCTTGTTCTCGCAGGTCGATCAACGGCGAGGCGGTGGCCACGCCTGGACCTCGGTGGTGCAGTATCTGGCGACCGACGTCACCGCCCACCTGCGGGGGAGGTTCACCGACGGGCGGGTGCGTCGTGACCTCTTCTCCGCAGCCAGTGAACTCGCCTACCTGGCAGGCTGGATGGCGTTCGACGCTGGCCAGCATGCGACGGCGCAGCGGTACTTCGCCGAGGCCGTGAAGCTCGCGGCCGAGGCAGACGATCCGCCGATGGCCGCCCACGTGCTGCGGGCGATGACACACCAGGCCATCGACCTCGGGCACCACCAGCAGGCTCTCGACCTCGCCGCCGCATCCGTCGACGGTGACCGGTACGCGCTCGCCTCCCCGAGGGAGCGGGCCCTCCTCGGCGTGGTCCACGCCCGGAGCCTGGCCGCCGCCGGGCGCAGGAACGCCGCTGCCAAGGCACTACTGCGGGCCGAGGGAGACCTGTCCGCCGCGAGCGACGGCATTGCCGAGCCGGACCGGGTGTTCTTCTTCGGCGAGGCCAGCCTGGCCCACGAGACCGCGTGCACCCTGCGCGACATCGGAGACCTCGACGGCTCCGTGCGCGAGTTCCACCGCAGCGTCCGCACCCGCAGGGCGACGAGCTTCACCCGCACCCACGCGGTGACGCTGGGATATCTCGGCTCCGTGTACGCGCAGACGAGCAACATCGACCGCGCCTGCGCCACCTGGTCGCAGGCGCTCGACGCCATGGACGGAGTGCGGTCCGGCCGCACCCGACAGGCCGCCGCCGATATGCGCACTCTGCTCTCCCCCTATCGACGGCGCGGTAGTGCGGCGATCGGCGAGATCGACGCGCGCGCCGCCGCGTACCTTTCCGGAACAGCCTGATGAGGAGTCACTGATGGCAGACGGTGCAACGTTCGAGGTCGAGGCGCTGGGTCAGGTGGTCGGCGGTCGGACCGAACCGACGGACGACTTCTGGGGCGGCACCCGGGCGATCGTCCGGCTGGATGGATCCCGCTTCACCGCCGACGCGACCAAGGGCCTGGAGGATTTCTCGCACCTGGAGATCGTCTTCCGGTTCCATCTCACCGACCCGACCGATCTGAACCTCGGCGCCCGTCGGCCCCGGGACAACCCGGAGTGGCCGGAGGTCGGGATCTTCGGTCACCGCAACATGCGACGTCTGAACTGGCTGGGTGTGTCGCGTTGCCGCCTGCTCAAGGTCGACGGGCTGGACCTGCACGTCGAGGACCTCGACGCCGTCGACGGCACGCCGGTCCTGGACGTGAAGCCGTGGTTCGGTGAGATGGGACCTCGTGGGGAGCAGCGACAGGCCGACTGGACGACTGTCATGCTCCGCGACTACTTCGCGCCCGGGGCCGGTGACTGACGGCTGACCGGGGCGGGCCGTTCTCAGTCGGTCGGAGGCCGGAAGGTGACCGGGGCGGCGAAGGCGGCGCGGCGGGTGGCGCGGCGCAGGGCGCGCAGGACCGGGGTGCCGAGGGTGAGGCAGAGGACCACGGTGAGGGCGGCGCGGGGGAGGTCCCAGCCGAGGGAGGTGGTGAGGCAGTAGACGGCGAAGCGGACCAGGTTCTCGGAGACCGGGTCGCCGGGGACGAAGGAGATCGAGCTCGCCAGGCCGGCGATGTAGGGCCAGCCCTGGAGGTTCATCACCACGCCGTAGAGCAGCGAGGCGACGGCCCCGTAGCCGGCGAGCAGGGCGAGTTCGCGGCGGCCGCGCAGCCGGGCCGGGCCGGGGAGCAGGCCCGCGCCGAGGCAGACCCAGCCCATGGCGAGCATCTGGAACGGCAGCCAGGGGCCGACGCCGCCGGTGAGCAGGGCCGACGCGAACATCGACAGCGCGCCGAGGACGAAACCGAAGCCCGGTCCGAGGACCCGGCCGGACAGCACCATCAGGAAGAACATCGGCTCCAGTCCGGCCGTGCCCGCACCGAGCGGGCGCAGGGCGGCGCCGGCGGCGGCGAGGACGCCGAGGAGTGCGACGGACTTGGCGTCCAGCCCGGGGGCTCCGCCGCCCGCCGTCCGGCCCTCGGAGATCTGGGCGACGACGACGGCCAGGAGCAGCGGGAGCAGCAGGGCGAACAGCCAGGGGGCGTCGGCGGAGTGGCCGACCAGGGCGGAGTCGGTGGAGGCGAGCAGCGGCCAGCCGAAGCCGGCCACGCCGACCAGGGAGGTCAGGGCCAGGGCGAGGACGGAACGGCGGCCGAGCGCTACCGGGCGGGCGAGGAGGGAGGGCGGGGTCATGCGTCGGGTCCGATCCGGTCGAGGGCCCCGGCCACCTGGTGGACGGTGAGCCAGGGCCCCGGGGCGAGGATCTTGGCGACCTGCGGGGCGAACGCCGGCGAGCCGAGCACCACCTCCGGCGTCGGGCCGTCCGCGACGATCTCGCCGTCGGCCAGGACGGCCGTGCGGTCGGAGAGTTCGGCGGCCAGTTCGACGTCGTGGGTGGCGAGCAGGACGCCGTGGCCCTCGGCGGCGAGGCCGCGCAGGATCTCGACCAGCCGGGCCTTGGCCGCGTAGTCGAGGCCCCGGGTGGGCTCGTCGAGCAGGATCAGCGGCGGGCGGGCGGTCAGGACCACCGCCAGGGCGAGGGTGAGCCGCTGGCCCTCGGAGAGGTCGCGCGGGTGGACGGCGTCGGGCAGGCCGGGCAGCAGCCGTTCCACCAGGGCCCGGCAGGTGCCGGGTTCGGCGCCCGCGTCGTGGTCGGCGGAGGCGCACTCGGCGGTGACGCTCTCGCCGTACAGCAGGTCGCGCGGGTCCTGCGGGACGAGGCCGACCTGGCGGACGAGTTCGGCGGGCCGGGTGCGGTGCGGGGTGCGGCCGCCGACGTCGACCGAGCCGGAGGCCGGGGCGTGCAGGCCGACCAGGGCGCCGAGCAGGGTGGACTTGCCGGCGCCGTTGCGGCCCATCAGGGCGGTGATCGTTCCGGCGTGCAGGGTGAGGTCGACGCCGCGCAGGGCCGGGACCGGGCCGCGCCGGACCACCAGGCGGGAGGCGGTGGCGAGCGGGGTGCCGGTGGCGGAGGCGGCCGGGGCGGCGGGCGGCCGGTGGCCGTCCAGCCGGGCGCGCAGCCCGGCCGCCCGGCGGCGGGCGTCGCGGACGGTGAGCGGCAGCGGGTGCCAGCCGGCCAGCCGGCCGAGCCCGACCACCGGCGGGTGGACCGGTGAGTGCGCCATGATCCCGGCGGGCTCGCCCAGGACCGGCGGCGCGCCGGGGGTCAGCAGCAGGACCCGGTCGGCGTACTGGACCACGCGCTCCAGCCGGTGCTCGGCCATCAGCACGGTGGTGCCGAGGTCGTGGACCAGTCGCTGGAGCACCGCCAGCACCTCCTCGGCGGCGCCCGGGTCGAGCGCGGAGGTCGGCTCGTCCAGGACCAGGACCTTCGGGTGGACGGTGAGCACCGAGCCGATGGCGACCCGCTGCTGCTGGCCGCCGGAGAGCGAGCCGAGCGCCCGCTGCCGCAGCTCGGCCAGGCCGAGGAGGTCGAGGGTCTCCTCGACCCGGCGCCGCATCACGTCCGGGGGCAGGCCCAGGGACTCCATGCCGTAGGCGAGTTCGTCCTCGACCGTGTCGGTGACGAAGTGCGCCCGCGGGTCCTGGCCCACCGTGCCGACCAGGTCGGCGAGGTCGCGCGGGCGGTGCTCCCGGGTGTCGCGCCCGTCGACGGTCACCCGGCCGTGCAGCACGCCGCCGGTGAAGTGCGGGACGAGGCCGCTCACGGTGCCCAGCAGGGTCGACTTGCCGGAGCCCGACGGGCCGACGAGCAGGCAGAGTTCGCCCTCGGGCACGGTCAGGTCGACGCCGTCGATCGTGGGCGCCTCGGCGTCGGCGTACTGGACGCCGACCTGGTCGAAGGTGATCACGGAGTCCTCCCGGGCTCGGTGGTGGCGGCCTTGGGGGTGGTGGTCGGGTTCCTGGACGCGGCGGCGCTGCCGGTGGTGTCCGGCGGTACCGGGGTGACGAAGGCGGGGAGCAGCCCGAACAGGACGGCGGCCGCGGCGGCGACGGGCAGCACCGGCGCGGTCGGCGGCACGACGGTGGGGGCGAAGGCGAGCGGGTCCAGCGCGGCCAGCCAGGCCGTCGCCGCCGCCACCGCGACCCCGGACCCGGCGGTGAGCCACTCCGGCAGCGCCCAGGGGTCGGGCCGGTAGCGGGTCCGGACCGAACGCCGCCCACCCAGCAGCAGCCCGGCGAAGGCGGCGGCCAGGCCGATCACCAGCACCGGCGCCGCCCAGCCGGCCCCGCCCGCCGTCAGCAGCCCGTACGCGGCCAGGCAGATGCCGAGCAGTCCGGCCAGGGTCAGCCCGGCGGTGAGCACGGCGATCCGGCGCGGCACGGCGGCGGTGCGGCCGAAGCCGCGGGTGTCCATCGCCGCCGCCAGCGCCACCGAGCGCTCCAACGCGCCCTCCAGGACGGGCAGTCCGACGCTGAGCACGGCGGCCACGCCCCGGTCGGAGCGGCCGCGCAGCCGGCGGGCGGCGCGCAGCCGCTGCACGTCGGCGACCAGATTGGGCGCGAAGGTCATCGCGACCACGACGGCCACGCCCGCCTCGTAGAGCGCGCCGGGGAGCGTGCGCAGCAGCCGGGCCGGGCTGGCGAGGGCGTTGGCGGCGCCCACGCACACCAGCAGGGTGGCCAGCCGCAGCCCGTCGTACAGCGCGGCGAGCAGCCCCTCGGCGGTCACCCGGCCGCCGATCCGGACGCCCTGCGCCCATGCGGGCAGCGGGACTTCGGGGAGGGTGAAGAGGACGTGGGTACCGGGGACCGGCGAGCCGAGGAGGACGGCGAACAGCAGCCGGATGCCGAGCACCAGGAGGCCGAGCCGCAGGAACGCGCCGTAGGAGCGCGACCAGGGCGCGTCGCCGCGTCGGGCGGCGACGACGTACCCGGCGACGGCGGCCAGCAGCAGCAGGACCAGTGGATTGGTGGTGCGGGTGGCGGCCGCGCCCAGCCCGAGTGCCCACAACCACCAGGCTCCTGGGTGCAGTTGGCGAGGTCCGGCGGCCGGTCGGCGGCGGGCGGCGCGGGGTGTGGGCACGGTGGGGTCCAGGGGGTCGGTCCGGAGCGGGGCGGCGGGCGGGCGGGGCCGGGTGGTGGCCGGCGTCATCTGCGGCGGCGCGACTGCCAACGGGCGCCCGCGGCCACGGCGAGGACGAGGGCCAGGCCGGCGCCGATCCCGAGGACGGGTCCGGCGCCACCGGGGGAGGCCCCGGCCGCCGTCGACCCGGTGGCGTCGGCCGGGCCGGTGGCCGTGCCGCTCCCGCCCGCCCCGGTCGGCCGCGCCGCCCCGCCGAGCTGCTCGCCGCAGCCCGTGCGCGGATAACCCGCGATGGCGCAGAGCAACCCGCTGCCGTCGTACCGCAGCGGAGGGGCGACGGTGGCCAGCACCTCCGCCGAGCTGGCCCGGGTCGGCACGAGGGCGCACGCGGTCCGGGGCTCCGGCAGGGTCTCGTGGGCGGGCGCGTCGGCGGGGCCGCCGAAGTCCAGCACCACGGCGACCCGCTTGCGTCCGGCCTCGGCCGGTGTACCGGCGCAGAGGGCGGCGAAGTCCCCGCCCTGCCCGGGCCGGGTGGCCTGCCGGCCGCCGTCGGGGCTGACGGCGAACCGCCAGCCCTCGACCTCGCCGTCCGCCGGGACGTGCACGGCGGGGCCCTGCTGCTGGTACGTCCAGCCGCCGTCGGACCACCGCCAGAACGACCAGTAGCGGTAGCCGGCGGCCTGTGCCTGAGCGGCCCCGAGCAGGAGCACGATCAGCAGGCCGACGACCGTCCCGGCCAGGAAGCGCAGGGCCGCCCGCACCACCCGCCGCCGGACCGCCGCCGCCTCGTTCTCGGCGACGGCGACGGCGACGGCGGCGGCTACGGGGGCTACGGCGGCAGGCGCTACGGCGGCGGTGGCAGCGGTTGCCTGGCCGGCAGGGGTGGCAACGGCCGGGACCGGGGCCGTGGTCGGACGCGGTTCCCGGTCCCGGCCGGGAGGGGTCACAGCTTCGCGCCGCGCTTGCGCTGCAGGCTGAGCACCAGCCCGCCGCCGATGCCGATCAGCAGGCCGACACCGAGCAGCCAGAACTTGCCGATGCCGCCGTCCTTGTCCTTCTCGGCCGAGGCGGAGGCCGAGGCCGAGGCAGAGGCGGAGCCACCGGGCGACGCCGCACCGACGGCCTTGGGCACCGGGCCGAGCGCGGTCAGCTGCGCCACCAGGTCGGCCCCGCCGAAGGCGGCCGGGTCGCGCTGCGCGGCCTGCGCCACCAGCACCAGGGTGGCGGTGGCGGCGGCGTCGGTGCCGCCCTTGGTCCAGTTGCCGCCCTCCTTGGCCAGCCAGTCGACGGCGCCCGCGGCCTGCTGCGGGTGCCCGCCCTGGACCAGGCCGAGCGCGGCCCAGGCGGTGGCGGTGTAGTCGGGGGAGGGGGCGGCGCCGGGCAGGGTCAGCATCAGGTGCTGGCCGCCCGCGGCGAGCTGCGCGGTGAGGTAGGCGCCCGCCGCCTCGCCGGAGTCGGCCCGGGGGACGGCGGTGGCGGTGGCACCGCCGTCGGCGCAGGCCAGGGCCTTGGGGGCGGCGTCGGTCCGGTTGCCGTTGGCGACCGGAAGCTTCCCGCCGGCCGCGGCGAGCGAGGCCTGGCCGCTGGCGAGGGCGTTGGGCTCGGCGGCGGGGGAACCGGCCGGGGCGGTCTGGTAGACGAAGGCACCGCGCTGGTCGGCGGGGGCGGCGCAGCCGAGCTGGAAGACGGCGAGCCCGTCGAAGGCGTTGCGGCCGGCCTTGGCGACCGTCGCCGGGTCGGTCTTCGCGGCGATCAGGGCGTTGACGGCGAGGCCGGTGGAGTTGGCGTCACCCGGGTTGCCGGGGTTGTAGGCCCAGCTGCCGTCCGCGTTCTGGTTGGCCCTGAGCCACTGGACGCCCTTGTCCACGGTGTCCTGGTGCCCGCCGAGGGCGGTCAGCGCCTGGATCGCGAGCGCGGTCGCGTTGCTGTCCTCGAACACCGGGTCGCAGGCGGTCGCGGCGTCGGCGCGGTACGAGGGCCAGCCGCCGTCCGCGCACTGCTGTCCGGTCAGCCAGGAGACGGCGGAGTCGGCGGGGGTCACCTTGGCGGTGGTCAGCGCGGTCAGGGCGAGGGACTGCCGCCACACCCCGTCGTAGGTGGGGTCGCCCTTGCCGTACAGGCCGTCGGGGAGCGGGGCGGTGCCGAGGCTCGCGGTGGGGCTCGGGACGTCGGCGAACGCCGGGGTGGCGGCGGCGGTTCCGGCGAGCAGCGCGGCGGCCAGGGCGGCGGCGCCCGCGCGGGCGGCGGTCAGCATGATCGGAGTTGTGCCTTTCGATGAGCGGTGCCGGCCGGGGCCGGCCGTTCCGTAGACCTCGACGGTGCCGGCGGTGGTCCGCCCGGCATGGGGCCGCTCGCCTCTCCCCGGGTGCTCCGGCTCGCCGGCGGACGGGCGCCGGGCTCACGGTTGCGGGGTCAGCGCCGGATTCGCACCGGCTTTCCCCGGATCAGGAGAAGCGGGATGGAATTGTCCCGTCGACTCTAGCCGCCGGGCCGGGTGCCCGGACGCGGCCGGGGTGAGAACAGGTTCCAGTTCGACGGGCGCTCCGTCGCGCCGCGGCCGGTGCGGCCTCAGGGCAGCTCCAGCAGCCGGGCGGCGGTGTGCAGGTCGGCCCTGACCTCGGCGATCGAGGCGCGGCCGGAGAGCCAGGCGACCAGCGCCGCGTGCCAGGTGTGCTCGATCACCCGGACGGCGGCACGCTGGCTCCCGGTCGGCGGCCCGGACTGCCCGATGGCGTCCAGGATGAGCTGCCCGGTGGCGGCGGAGACCTGGTCCACCTCGGCGCCCACCGAGCGGTCGGCGAAGGAGAGCGCGCGGACCATCGCCTCCGCCAGCAGCGGCTCGCGCTGCAGCGCGTGGAACGCCCGGGTGAGCGTCTCGGCGACCCGCCGCGCCGGTTCGCGCTCCGTCGGCGGGTGCCGGCGGACCTGCTCCTGGAGGCCGCGCAGCTGCTCCAGCATCACCGCGACCAGCAGATGGACCTTCGACGGGAAGTACCGGTAGAGGGTGCCCAGGGCCACCTGGGCGCCCTCCGCGACCTCCCGCATCTGGACCGCGTCGTAGCCGCCGCGGGCCGCCAGCGCGGTCGCGGTCCGCAGGATCCGCCGCCGGCGTTCGGCCTGCCGGGCGGTCAGCGGCGGTGCCGCCGGGGCGGCCGGGAGCGGCGCCGGAGCGGCACCCGGCGAGGGGGCGGCGGAGGGTGCGGACGCCGGCGGTGCGGGCGGTGCGGGCGGCGGTGAGGACGGTGACGGCAAGGACGCTCCCGGGCGCGAGAGTGGTGGGGCTGCTCCGGACGGGCACGGTCGGCCGGGCGTGGCGCCCGGGCGTGGCGCGAATCACCAGCCC comes from Streptomyces sp. TLI_053 and encodes:
- a CDS encoding Tat pathway signal protein, whose product is MAPTREPNERLRKVIDGTRLSGDAIARLVRRVAAEHDELLETNKSSITHWKNGGQPAGNVGAFLAEALSRALGGRVVTLEEIGLIAPAPRKADWDADTLSALAELGRADVDVERRRALGVAVYSVAGLSLPGEDWWQRMAERGSVRGSAATRRVGPGDLAAVREMTTLFSQVDQRRGGGHAWTSVVQYLATDVTAHLRGRFTDGRVRRDLFSAASELAYLAGWMAFDAGQHATAQRYFAEAVKLAAEADDPPMAAHVLRAMTHQAIDLGHHQQALDLAAASVDGDRYALASPRERALLGVVHARSLAAAGRRNAAAKALLRAEGDLSAASDGIAEPDRVFFFGEASLAHETACTLRDIGDLDGSVREFHRSVRTRRATSFTRTHAVTLGYLGSVYAQTSNIDRACATWSQALDAMDGVRSGRTRQAAADMRTLLSPYRRRGSAAIGEIDARAAAYLSGTA
- a CDS encoding TrmO family methyltransferase — encoded protein: MADGATFEVEALGQVVGGRTEPTDDFWGGTRAIVRLDGSRFTADATKGLEDFSHLEIVFRFHLTDPTDLNLGARRPRDNPEWPEVGIFGHRNMRRLNWLGVSRCRLLKVDGLDLHVEDLDAVDGTPVLDVKPWFGEMGPRGEQRQADWTTVMLRDYFAPGAGD
- a CDS encoding ECF transporter S component; the protein is MTPPSLLARPVALGRRSVLALALTSLVGVAGFGWPLLASTDSALVGHSADAPWLFALLLPLLLAVVVAQISEGRTAGGGAPGLDAKSVALLGVLAAAGAALRPLGAGTAGLEPMFFLMVLSGRVLGPGFGFVLGALSMFASALLTGGVGPWLPFQMLAMGWVCLGAGLLPGPARLRGRRELALLAGYGAVASLLYGVVMNLQGWPYIAGLASSISFVPGDPVSENLVRFAVYCLTTSLGWDLPRAALTVVLCLTLGTPVLRALRRATRRAAFAAPVTFRPPTD
- a CDS encoding ABC transporter ATP-binding protein, whose product is MITFDQVGVQYADAEAPTIDGVDLTVPEGELCLLVGPSGSGKSTLLGTVSGLVPHFTGGVLHGRVTVDGRDTREHRPRDLADLVGTVGQDPRAHFVTDTVEDELAYGMESLGLPPDVMRRRVEETLDLLGLAELRQRALGSLSGGQQQRVAIGSVLTVHPKVLVLDEPTSALDPGAAEEVLAVLQRLVHDLGTTVLMAEHRLERVVQYADRVLLLTPGAPPVLGEPAGIMAHSPVHPPVVGLGRLAGWHPLPLTVRDARRRAAGLRARLDGHRPPAAPAASATGTPLATASRLVVRRGPVPALRGVDLTLHAGTITALMGRNGAGKSTLLGALVGLHAPASGSVDVGGRTPHRTRPAELVRQVGLVPQDPRDLLYGESVTAECASADHDAGAEPGTCRALVERLLPGLPDAVHPRDLSEGQRLTLALAVVLTARPPLILLDEPTRGLDYAAKARLVEILRGLAAEGHGVLLATHDVELAAELSDRTAVLADGEIVADGPTPEVVLGSPAFAPQVAKILAPGPWLTVHQVAGALDRIGPDA
- a CDS encoding CbiQ family ECF transporter T component; its protein translation is MPTPRAARRRPAAGPRQLHPGAWWLWALGLGAAATRTTNPLVLLLLAAVAGYVVAARRGDAPWSRSYGAFLRLGLLVLGIRLLFAVLLGSPVPGTHVLFTLPEVPLPAWAQGVRIGGRVTAEGLLAALYDGLRLATLLVCVGAANALASPARLLRTLPGALYEAGVAVVVAMTFAPNLVADVQRLRAARRLRGRSDRGVAAVLSVGLPVLEGALERSVALAAAMDTRGFGRTAAVPRRIAVLTAGLTLAGLLGICLAAYGLLTAGGAGWAAPVLVIGLAAAFAGLLLGGRRSVRTRYRPDPWALPEWLTAGSGVAVAAATAWLAALDPLAFAPTVVPPTAPVLPVAAAAAVLFGLLPAFVTPVPPDTTGSAAASRNPTTTPKAATTEPGRTP
- a CDS encoding SCO2322 family protein, with the protein product MTPPGRDREPRPTTAPVPAVATPAGQATAATAAVAPAAVAPVAAAVAVAVAENEAAAVRRRVVRAALRFLAGTVVGLLIVLLLGAAQAQAAGYRYWSFWRWSDGGWTYQQQGPAVHVPADGEVEGWRFAVSPDGGRQATRPGQGGDFAALCAGTPAEAGRKRVAVVLDFGGPADAPAHETLPEPRTACALVPTRASSAEVLATVAPPLRYDGSGLLCAIAGYPRTGCGEQLGGAARPTGAGGSGTATGPADATGSTAAGASPGGAGPVLGIGAGLALVLAVAAGARWQSRRRR
- a CDS encoding prenyltransferase/squalene oxidase repeat-containing protein: MLTAARAGAAALAAALLAGTAAATPAFADVPSPTASLGTAPLPDGLYGKGDPTYDGVWRQSLALTALTTAKVTPADSAVSWLTGQQCADGGWPSYRADAATACDPVFEDSNATALAIQALTALGGHQDTVDKGVQWLRANQNADGSWAYNPGNPGDANSTGLAVNALIAAKTDPATVAKAGRNAFDGLAVFQLGCAAPADQRGAFVYQTAPAGSPAAEPNALASGQASLAAAGGKLPVANGNRTDAAPKALACADGGATATAVPRADSGEAAGAYLTAQLAAGGQHLMLTLPGAAPSPDYTATAWAALGLVQGGHPQQAAGAVDWLAKEGGNWTKGGTDAAATATLVLVAQAAQRDPAAFGGADLVAQLTALGPVPKAVGAASPGGSASASASASASAEKDKDGGIGKFWLLGVGLLIGIGGGLVLSLQRKRGAKL
- a CDS encoding TetR family transcriptional regulator, which produces MTARQAERRRRILRTATALAARGGYDAVQMREVAEGAQVALGTLYRYFPSKVHLLVAVMLEQLRGLQEQVRRHPPTEREPARRVAETLTRAFHALQREPLLAEAMVRALSFADRSVGAEVDQVSAATGQLILDAIGQSGPPTGSQRAAVRVIEHTWHAALVAWLSGRASIAEVRADLHTAARLLELP